The following proteins are co-located in the Rhodospirillales bacterium genome:
- a CDS encoding nucleoside deaminase, with protein MNRALALAREAAAAGEVPVGAVIVDGITGRVLAEARNRMEETRDPTAHAEMLAIRAACAETGAVRLENADLYVTLEPCAMCAAAIAFARVRRLYFGAYDPKGGGVEHGARFFAQATCHHRPEVVGGLKERESGEILKAFFKDRR; from the coding sequence ATGAACCGCGCCTTGGCGCTCGCCCGCGAAGCGGCGGCGGCGGGCGAGGTGCCGGTCGGCGCGGTGATCGTGGACGGCATAACCGGCCGGGTCCTCGCCGAGGCGCGCAACCGGATGGAGGAAACCCGCGATCCGACCGCGCACGCGGAGATGCTGGCGATCCGGGCGGCATGCGCGGAAACCGGCGCGGTCCGCCTGGAGAACGCCGATCTCTACGTCACGCTGGAGCCCTGCGCCATGTGCGCGGCGGCGATTGCGTTCGCGCGCGTGCGGAGACTCTATTTCGGCGCCTACGACCCCAAGGGCGGCGGCGTCGAGCACGGCGCGCGCTTTTTCGCGCAAGCCACCTGCCACCACCGCCCCGAGGTGGTGGGCGGACTCAAAGAGCGCGAGTCGGGGGAAATCCTCAAGGCGTTCTTCAAGGACCGGCGGTGA